One Obesumbacterium proteus DNA window includes the following coding sequences:
- the cheA gene encoding chemotaxis protein CheA has protein sequence MDITAFYQTFFDEADELLADMEQHLLELDPEEPDIEQLNAIFRAAHSIKGGAGTFGFNILQETTHLLENLLDGARRHEMRLSTDIINLFLETKDIMQDQLDAYKSTQDPDHASFEYICQALRQLALESQENNEPEAADGQHLKVVEPESEATVGNHNESGEMAVPEGCISLSLCGLKSQEVPLMLEELGNLGTIREHAETEHGLDAILETTASEDDIAAVLCFVLEPEQISFNHGAPAPAENTTAPAQPASPAAEAKPVAAPELKLVPEQAAPRQTEAPKRPAKATESTSIRVAVEKVDQLINMVGELVITQSMLAQRSDMLDPVEHGDLLNSLGQLERNARDLQESVMSIRMMPMEYVFSRFPRQVRDLASKLNKQVEITLLGSSTELDKSLIERIIDPLTHLVRNSLDHGIETPEVRVAAGKSAVGNLTLSAEHQGGNIYIEVRDDGAGLNRERILAKARSQGMAVSDSMTDDEVGLLIFAPGFSTAEQVTDVSGRGVGMDVVKRNIQEMGGHVEIQSQGGKGTTIRIVLPLTLAILDGMSVKVNNEVFILPLNAVMESLQPREEDLYPLAGGERVLQVRGEYLPLVELYSVFEVQGAKTDAMQGIVVILQSAGRRYALLVDQLVGQHQVVVKNLETNYRKVPGISAATILGDGSVALIVDVAALQNINREKRVAVSAA, from the coding sequence ATGGATATTACTGCGTTTTATCAAACGTTTTTTGATGAAGCCGACGAACTGCTGGCAGATATGGAACAGCACCTGCTGGAGCTGGATCCTGAAGAGCCAGATATTGAACAACTTAATGCAATTTTCCGTGCCGCGCACTCCATTAAAGGGGGCGCGGGGACGTTTGGTTTCAACATTTTGCAAGAAACCACCCATTTGCTGGAAAACTTACTCGATGGTGCACGTCGTCATGAAATGCGACTGAGCACTGATATCATCAACCTGTTTCTGGAAACCAAAGATATTATGCAGGACCAGCTCGATGCCTATAAATCCACTCAGGATCCCGATCACGCTAGTTTTGAGTATATCTGTCAGGCATTAAGGCAACTGGCGTTAGAATCTCAAGAAAACAATGAGCCCGAGGCCGCCGACGGCCAACATCTCAAAGTGGTCGAGCCAGAGAGTGAAGCTACCGTAGGCAACCATAACGAATCCGGCGAAATGGCAGTGCCAGAAGGGTGTATTTCTCTTTCCCTATGCGGGCTGAAGTCGCAAGAAGTGCCGCTGATGCTGGAAGAACTGGGCAATTTAGGCACCATCCGCGAACACGCTGAAACCGAGCACGGGCTTGACGCCATTCTGGAGACAACGGCCAGCGAAGATGACATTGCTGCCGTTCTCTGCTTTGTGCTGGAACCTGAGCAAATTTCGTTTAACCACGGAGCGCCAGCGCCAGCTGAAAATACCACGGCTCCCGCTCAGCCTGCATCACCTGCCGCAGAAGCGAAACCTGTCGCAGCGCCAGAACTAAAACTGGTTCCTGAGCAGGCTGCGCCGCGTCAGACCGAAGCGCCAAAACGCCCAGCCAAAGCGACCGAAAGCACCAGCATTCGCGTTGCGGTGGAGAAGGTCGACCAGCTGATTAACATGGTTGGCGAGCTGGTGATCACCCAGTCCATGCTCGCGCAGCGTTCAGACATGCTCGACCCGGTAGAGCATGGTGATTTGCTCAACAGTCTTGGTCAGCTAGAGCGCAACGCGCGTGACCTGCAAGAGTCGGTGATGTCGATTCGTATGATGCCGATGGAATACGTATTCAGCCGCTTCCCACGGCAGGTACGCGATCTGGCCAGCAAGCTCAACAAGCAGGTCGAAATTACCCTGCTCGGAAGCTCAACCGAATTAGATAAGAGCCTGATCGAACGCATTATTGATCCGTTAACCCACTTGGTGCGCAACAGCCTCGATCACGGCATTGAAACGCCAGAAGTTCGTGTTGCAGCGGGGAAAAGCGCGGTAGGAAATCTGACGCTTTCTGCGGAACATCAGGGCGGCAATATCTATATCGAAGTTCGTGATGACGGCGCAGGCTTGAACCGTGAGCGTATTTTGGCCAAAGCGCGTTCTCAGGGAATGGCGGTGAGCGACAGCATGACCGACGACGAAGTGGGATTGCTGATTTTCGCACCGGGCTTCTCCACCGCAGAACAGGTCACCGATGTGTCTGGACGCGGCGTGGGTATGGACGTTGTGAAGCGAAATATTCAGGAGATGGGCGGCCACGTTGAAATTCAATCGCAGGGCGGGAAGGGCACCACGATCCGCATCGTGTTGCCGTTAACGCTGGCAATTCTCGACGGCATGTCCGTCAAAGTGAATAACGAAGTGTTCATTCTGCCATTAAATGCGGTGATGGAATCCCTTCAGCCTCGTGAAGAAGATCTCTATCCGTTAGCGGGCGGCGAGCGCGTGCTGCAAGTGCGTGGCGAATACTTACCGCTGGTTGAACTGTATAGCGTGTTTGAAGTGCAAGGCGCCAAAACCGATGCCATGCAGGGCATTGTGGTTATCTTGCAAAGCGCCGGTCGTCGCTATGCCTTGCTGGTCGATCAGCTCGTTGGGCAGCATCAAGTGGTGGTGAAAAACCTCGAAACCAACTATCGAAAAGTACCAGGGATTTCTGCCGCTACGATCCTCGGTGATGGCAGCGTTGCGTTGATTGTGGACGTCGCTGCGTTGCAGAACATTAACCGTGAAAAGCGCGTAGCGGTGTCTGCGGCATAG
- the cheW gene encoding chemotaxis protein CheW: protein MTGLASVTKLAGETVGQEFLVFTLGDEEYGIDILKVQEIRGYDQVTRIANTPAFIKGVTNLRGVIVPIIDLRVKFLQENVTYNDNTVVIVLNFSQRVVGIVVDGVSDVLSLTTDQIRPAPEFAVTLSTEYLTGLGSLGERMLILVDIEKLLSSEEMALVESVTV, encoded by the coding sequence ATGACAGGACTGGCTTCTGTAACCAAACTGGCGGGAGAAACTGTAGGGCAGGAGTTTCTGGTTTTCACTCTCGGCGATGAAGAATACGGCATCGATATTTTAAAAGTACAAGAGATCCGTGGCTACGATCAGGTAACGCGCATTGCCAATACGCCTGCGTTTATCAAAGGTGTTACCAACCTGCGCGGCGTCATCGTGCCAATCATCGATTTGCGCGTGAAATTCTTACAGGAAAACGTGACCTACAACGATAATACCGTGGTGATCGTGCTTAACTTTAGCCAGCGCGTGGTGGGTATCGTGGTTGATGGCGTATCTGATGTGCTGTCGCTAACCACCGATCAAATCCGTCCGGCACCTGAATTTGCCGTTACGTTATCGACCGAATATCTCACCGGCTTAGGCTCGCTGGGCGAGCGTATGCTGATTTTGGTTGATATTGAAAAGCTGTTAAGCAGCGAAGAAATGGCGCTGGTAGAGAGTGTTACAGTGTAA
- the tsr gene encoding methyl-accepting chemotaxis protein translates to MLNRIKVVTSLLLVLGLFGILQMTSGGLFFNALKNDKENFTVLQTIRQQQSTLNGSWVALLQTRNTLNRAGIRYMMDVNKTGSGATVDDLLQIAKTTLQQAEGRWAEYEALPVDPRQSLDATADLKRHYDILHGALSELIQLLSTGKINEFFDQPTQSYQDGFEKSYVTYLNQNDHLYQEAVDDNNSPYSMAMWILVGVLALVAAAIILVWFGIRRTLIVPLNRLIGSIKHIANGDLARSIDVSGTNEMGQLAASLKHMQGELVRTVGNVRQGANAIYSGASEISAGNNDLSSRTEQQAASLEETAASMEQLTATVKQNAENARQASHLALSASETAQKGGKVVANVVQTMHEIAGSSQKIADITSVIDGIAFQTNILALNAAVEAARAGEQGRGFAVVAGEVRNLAQRSAQAAKEIKGLIEDSVNRVDIGSTLVESAGETMGDIVNAVTRVTDIMGEIASASDEQSRGIDQVGQAVSEMDRVTQQNAALVEESASAAAALEEQASMLTQAVSVFRIQQDFKEDIGESRSVKPAISTPAPRIAAADTGDNWETF, encoded by the coding sequence ATGTTAAACCGTATAAAAGTTGTCACCAGTTTGCTGTTGGTGCTGGGGTTGTTTGGTATTTTGCAAATGACATCCGGAGGATTGTTCTTTAACGCCCTGAAAAACGACAAGGAAAACTTCACTGTTTTACAAACCATCCGGCAGCAGCAGTCTACGCTGAACGGAAGTTGGGTCGCCTTGCTACAAACACGAAACACGCTAAACCGTGCTGGCATTCGTTACATGATGGATGTTAACAAAACGGGCAGCGGTGCGACGGTTGATGATTTACTGCAAATTGCTAAAACGACGCTGCAACAGGCAGAAGGACGCTGGGCTGAGTATGAAGCGCTGCCTGTCGATCCGCGTCAAAGTCTAGATGCGACAGCCGACTTAAAGCGTCACTACGACATCTTGCACGGTGCGCTGTCTGAACTTATTCAGCTGTTGTCTACCGGCAAAATCAATGAGTTCTTTGACCAGCCAACGCAAAGCTATCAAGACGGCTTTGAGAAAAGCTACGTCACCTACCTAAATCAAAACGATCATCTGTATCAAGAAGCCGTTGATGATAACAACAGCCCTTACAGCATGGCGATGTGGATCTTAGTCGGCGTCCTCGCCTTAGTGGCCGCCGCCATTATTCTGGTTTGGTTTGGTATCCGCAGAACGCTGATCGTGCCGTTAAATCGCTTAATTGGCAGTATCAAACATATCGCCAATGGTGATCTGGCGCGCAGCATTGATGTTAGCGGCACCAATGAAATGGGGCAGTTAGCCGCAAGCCTTAAGCATATGCAGGGCGAGCTGGTGCGCACCGTGGGTAACGTTCGCCAAGGTGCTAACGCGATTTACAGCGGGGCGAGTGAAATCTCAGCCGGTAACAACGACCTCTCTTCTCGTACCGAGCAGCAGGCCGCATCGTTGGAAGAAACCGCTGCCAGCATGGAACAGCTGACGGCAACGGTGAAACAAAACGCCGAAAATGCGCGTCAGGCTAGCCATCTTGCACTGAGTGCCTCTGAAACCGCGCAGAAAGGCGGCAAAGTCGTGGCTAACGTGGTGCAAACCATGCACGAAATTGCGGGTAGCTCGCAAAAAATTGCTGATATCACCAGCGTGATCGACGGCATTGCTTTCCAAACCAATATTCTGGCGCTGAATGCGGCCGTTGAAGCCGCACGTGCCGGTGAACAAGGTCGCGGCTTTGCGGTTGTGGCGGGTGAAGTGCGAAACCTCGCCCAGCGCAGCGCTCAGGCCGCTAAAGAGATCAAAGGCCTGATTGAAGATTCCGTCAACCGCGTTGATATCGGTTCTACCTTAGTGGAAAGTGCAGGCGAAACCATGGGCGATATCGTCAATGCAGTTACGCGTGTTACCGACATTATGGGTGAAATCGCTTCCGCGTCGGATGAGCAAAGCCGCGGGATCGATCAGGTTGGTCAGGCGGTATCTGAAATGGACCGCGTTACCCAGCAAAACGCCGCGTTGGTTGAAGAATCAGCCTCGGCCGCTGCTGCTTTGGAAGAGCAGGCCAGCATGCTAACGCAGGCGGTATCTGTCTTCCGTATCCAACAAGACTTTAAAGAAGACATCGGTGAAAGCCGCAGTGTCAAACCGGCTATTTCTACGCCTGCTCCGCGTATCGCGGCGGCAGACACCGGAGACAACTGGGAAACGTTTTAA
- a CDS encoding methyl-accepting chemotaxis protein, whose product MFNRIRVSTSLFLLLMVFCLLQLGSTGLSFMSIRSDNNNFSNVQIVNDQREALNQSWVALLQARNTLNRAGTRAALKVPQEKVNELMAGTRSSLQKADLYFNQFLAIPRVTKEGIELTETTKASYENLRTTLRELIALLEKGDLQGFMDQPTQKVQDLFEVQTQAYTQHVDDVLAKSATENKNSYTLSMLMVVGAVAMLIVVILSSLYWLRKMLISPLNTMRAHFDRIAEGDLSAEIRVIGRNELSQLFGSLQKMQQSLAKTVLTVRQGSDAIYNGLQEIASGNNDLSSRTEQQAASLEETAASMEQLTATVKQNADNARQAARLAKEASGTATSGGEIVGNVVRTMHEIATSSQKIGDITSVIDGIAFQTNILALNAAVEAARAGEQGRGFAVVAGEVRNLAQRSAQAAKEIKGLIDDSVSRVKQGSVLVENAGSTMDEVVRSVARVTDIMGEISSASDEQSRGIEQVALAVTQMDQVTQQNAALVEEAASATQAVEEQANALTRSVAAFHLVSAPAARVVDNPIASLEQSLPKDKDVWQPI is encoded by the coding sequence GTGTTTAACCGAATCCGAGTATCAACCAGTCTATTCCTGCTGCTGATGGTGTTCTGTCTGCTGCAATTAGGATCTACCGGCTTGTCGTTTATGTCGATTCGTTCCGATAACAACAACTTTTCTAACGTTCAGATCGTTAACGATCAGCGAGAAGCGCTGAATCAGTCATGGGTCGCCCTATTGCAGGCACGTAATACGCTTAACCGCGCCGGTACGCGGGCTGCGCTGAAAGTCCCGCAGGAAAAAGTGAATGAGCTGATGGCCGGTACTCGCTCATCGTTGCAAAAAGCGGATCTCTATTTTAATCAGTTCTTAGCCATACCGCGTGTGACCAAAGAAGGTATTGAGCTGACTGAAACCACCAAAGCGAGCTACGAGAATCTGCGTACCACGCTACGTGAGCTCATTGCGTTATTAGAGAAAGGCGATCTGCAAGGCTTTATGGATCAGCCAACGCAGAAAGTCCAAGACCTGTTTGAAGTTCAGACGCAGGCCTACACCCAGCACGTAGATGATGTGCTGGCGAAATCGGCAACGGAAAATAAAAACTCATACACCCTCTCAATGCTGATGGTGGTGGGTGCCGTAGCAATGCTGATTGTCGTGATTTTAAGTTCGCTGTATTGGTTACGCAAAATGCTGATTTCTCCGCTGAATACCATGCGTGCGCATTTTGATCGCATTGCTGAAGGCGATCTTTCAGCTGAAATTCGCGTAATTGGCCGTAATGAACTGAGTCAGCTGTTTGGCAGCCTGCAAAAAATGCAGCAGTCGCTGGCCAAGACGGTATTAACCGTCCGCCAAGGATCTGACGCGATTTATAACGGTCTGCAAGAGATTGCATCGGGTAATAACGATCTCTCTTCGCGTACTGAACAGCAGGCCGCTTCGCTGGAAGAAACCGCGGCCAGCATGGAACAGTTGACCGCAACGGTGAAACAGAACGCCGATAACGCTCGTCAGGCGGCACGCTTGGCCAAAGAAGCTTCGGGAACCGCAACCTCCGGCGGTGAAATCGTGGGTAACGTCGTGCGTACCATGCACGAGATTGCCACCAGTTCACAGAAAATTGGCGATATCACCAGCGTGATCGACGGCATTGCTTTCCAAACCAACATTCTGGCACTGAATGCGGCGGTTGAGGCGGCACGTGCCGGTGAACAGGGGCGTGGTTTTGCCGTGGTCGCCGGTGAGGTTCGTAACCTCGCGCAGCGCAGCGCGCAGGCAGCAAAAGAAATTAAAGGGCTGATTGATGATTCGGTCAGCCGCGTGAAGCAGGGCTCGGTGCTGGTTGAAAACGCCGGTAGCACCATGGATGAAGTGGTGCGTTCGGTGGCTCGCGTCACCGACATTATGGGGGAAATCTCCTCTGCTTCCGATGAACAGAGTCGAGGCATAGAACAGGTTGCCTTGGCGGTAACGCAAATGGATCAGGTGACGCAGCAGAACGCGGCACTGGTCGAAGAGGCTGCATCAGCGACGCAGGCGGTGGAAGAACAAGCAAATGCTCTAACCCGCTCTGTTGCCGCGTTCCATCTGGTATCAGCACCCGCTGCCCGAGTTGTCGATAATCCTATTGCCAGCTTAGAGCAGTCGCTGCCCAAGGACAAAGATGTATGGCAACCGATTTAG
- the cheR gene encoding protein-glutamate O-methyltransferase CheR, whose translation MANLFTQSGNDDAQVPALMMQRVPLADAHFRRISQLIYQHAGIVLADHKREMVYNRLVRRLRALNLNDFGAYLALLESSQSHGEWQTFINSLTTNLTAFFREAHHFPILAEHARKRPHNYCVWSTAASSGEEPYSIAMTLAEALGTTPVGPQVWASDIDTQVLEKAVRGVYRQEETKHLTPSQLQRFFLRGTGPQEGFVRVRPELAQRVQFQMLNLLAPQWDLPGPFDAIFCRNVMIYFDKETQARILNRFIKLLKPGGLLFAGHSENFSHISQEFYLRGQTVYGLSKESR comes from the coding sequence ATGGCGAATTTATTTACACAGTCAGGAAACGATGATGCTCAGGTACCTGCATTGATGATGCAGAGAGTCCCTCTGGCAGACGCCCATTTTCGTCGCATCAGCCAACTTATTTACCAACACGCAGGGATTGTGTTGGCCGATCATAAGCGGGAGATGGTTTATAACCGACTAGTGCGGCGTTTACGCGCGCTGAATCTGAATGATTTTGGCGCGTATCTGGCGTTATTGGAAAGCAGCCAGAGCCACGGAGAGTGGCAAACGTTTATTAATTCATTAACCACGAATTTAACCGCTTTTTTTCGCGAAGCGCACCACTTCCCGATTTTGGCGGAACACGCGCGTAAGCGGCCACACAACTACTGCGTGTGGAGTACGGCGGCTTCTTCGGGAGAAGAGCCTTATTCGATCGCGATGACCTTAGCGGAAGCATTGGGCACAACGCCTGTGGGGCCGCAGGTCTGGGCGAGCGATATTGATACGCAGGTGTTAGAGAAAGCGGTGCGCGGCGTTTATCGACAAGAAGAAACTAAGCATCTTACGCCTTCGCAGCTGCAACGCTTTTTTCTGCGCGGTACAGGGCCGCAGGAGGGCTTTGTCCGTGTCAGGCCAGAGCTTGCCCAGCGCGTACAGTTTCAAATGCTGAATCTGTTGGCTCCGCAGTGGGATTTGCCTGGGCCGTTTGACGCCATATTTTGTCGCAACGTAATGATTTATTTTGATAAAGAGACTCAGGCACGCATTCTCAATCGCTTTATCAAACTATTGAAACCCGGCGGGTTGCTGTTTGCGGGGCATTCGGAAAACTTTAGCCATATCAGCCAAGAGTTTTATTTGCGCGGACAAACCGTGTATGGGCTGTCCAAGGAGAGTCGATGA
- the cheY gene encoding chemotaxis response regulator CheY: MADKNLRFLVVDDFATMRRIVRNLLKELGFNNVEEAEDGADALTKLRTGAFDFVVSDWNMPNMDGLQLLQAIRADGSLGTLPVLMVTAEAKKENIIAAAQAGASGYVVKPFTAATLEEKLNKIFEKLGI, translated from the coding sequence ATGGCGGATAAGAATCTGCGTTTTTTGGTTGTCGATGATTTTGCCACAATGCGCCGCATCGTAAGAAACCTGCTTAAAGAGCTGGGTTTTAACAATGTAGAAGAAGCGGAAGATGGCGCGGACGCGTTAACCAAGCTACGCACAGGGGCGTTTGATTTTGTGGTTTCTGATTGGAATATGCCCAACATGGATGGTCTGCAACTGTTGCAGGCGATTCGCGCCGACGGCAGTCTGGGAACATTACCGGTATTGATGGTGACCGCGGAAGCGAAAAAAGAAAACATTATTGCAGCAGCGCAGGCAGGTGCCAGCGGCTACGTCGTTAAACCGTTTACGGCAGCAACGCTAGAAGAAAAGCTGAATAAGATTTTTGAAAAGTTGGGGATCTAA
- the cheZ gene encoding protein phosphatase CheZ, protein MNEHPMPATDAATANDIIARIGQLTRMLRDSLKELGLDQAIAQAAEAIPDARDRLDYVVQMTAQAAERALNCVEAAQPRQTTLEKGATDLKVRWDEWFENPIELSDARVLVSDTRSYLAAVPEHTAFTHAQLLEIMMAQDFQDLTGQVIKRMMGVVQEIEKELLAVLVENIPDVTAKPKRDNDGLLNGPQMNQNGPGIVANQEQVDDLLGSLGF, encoded by the coding sequence ATGAACGAACATCCTATGCCAGCAACTGATGCGGCGACGGCCAACGATATTATTGCTCGAATTGGGCAATTAACTCGCATGTTACGCGACAGCCTAAAAGAACTTGGGCTGGATCAGGCTATTGCGCAGGCGGCAGAAGCGATTCCAGATGCCCGCGATCGTTTAGATTATGTGGTGCAGATGACGGCTCAGGCCGCAGAGCGTGCTTTAAACTGCGTTGAAGCGGCTCAGCCACGTCAAACGACGTTAGAAAAAGGGGCGACAGATTTAAAAGTGCGTTGGGATGAGTGGTTTGAAAATCCTATCGAGCTTTCTGATGCGCGCGTTTTGGTTTCTGACACCCGTAGCTATTTGGCTGCGGTGCCGGAACACACGGCGTTCACGCATGCTCAGCTGCTTGAAATTATGATGGCACAGGATTTCCAAGACCTTACAGGTCAGGTTATCAAGCGCATGATGGGCGTGGTGCAAGAAATCGAAAAAGAACTGCTGGCGGTGTTGGTCGAAAACATTCCAGACGTTACGGCAAAACCAAAACGTGACAACGATGGTTTGCTCAATGGTCCGCAGATGAACCAAAATGGCCCAGGCATTGTGGCAAATCAGGAGCAGGTGGATGATTTGCTGGGAAGTTTAGGTTTCTAA
- a CDS encoding Rrf2 family transcriptional regulator, translating into MKLTTYTDFGLRALMYLASMPYGQRTSVGEIATHYDISRNHMVKVVAQLVGLGYIHAVRGKGGGIELGKPAAEINIGQVIRALESNLSGIDCNSPGCKLIKVCKLQAALKVGMEAFLTAMEDFTLADLVSNRGEIIAILGIPAE; encoded by the coding sequence ATGAAATTAACCACCTACACCGATTTTGGCTTACGCGCTCTGATGTATCTGGCCTCAATGCCCTACGGCCAGCGCACCAGCGTGGGCGAAATTGCCACGCATTACGATATCTCACGTAATCATATGGTCAAAGTGGTGGCGCAATTAGTGGGGTTAGGCTACATCCATGCAGTACGCGGCAAAGGCGGCGGCATAGAACTGGGCAAGCCAGCGGCAGAAATCAATATCGGTCAGGTGATCCGTGCACTAGAGAGCAATCTCAGCGGCATTGATTGCAATTCGCCCGGCTGCAAACTGATAAAAGTCTGCAAGCTACAGGCCGCGCTAAAGGTCGGCATGGAAGCATTTTTAACCGCGATGGAAGACTTCACACTAGCCGATTTGGTCAGCAATCGCGGCGAGATTATCGCGATTCTGGGCATTCCCGCAGAGTAA
- the phoH gene encoding phosphate starvation-inducible protein PhoH yields MGKQKAVIRARREAKRVVKRDGRSQRQREEDQAASLVQMGGIETIGMAREKRDNAPVTARTEAQVAYLSAIESKQLIFATGEAGCGKTFISAAKAAEALIHKEVDRIIVTRPVLQADEDLGFLPGDVSEKFAPYFRPVYDVLVRRLGASFLQYCLRPEIGKVEIAPFAYMRGRTFENAFVILDEAQNVTASQMKMFLTRLGENVTVVVNGDITQCDLPRGVKSGLEDALQRFTEDGMVSIIRFDSQDCVRSALCQRTLNAYQ; encoded by the coding sequence ATGGGAAAACAGAAAGCTGTTATCAGAGCGCGCCGTGAGGCTAAACGTGTGGTCAAACGTGATGGTCGTAGTCAACGTCAGCGCGAGGAAGATCAGGCTGCCTCTCTAGTTCAGATGGGCGGTATCGAAACCATTGGCATGGCGCGGGAAAAACGTGATAACGCGCCAGTCACGGCCAGAACGGAAGCACAGGTCGCTTATCTGTCTGCAATTGAATCCAAACAGTTAATCTTCGCAACAGGCGAAGCAGGCTGCGGTAAAACCTTCATCAGCGCAGCGAAAGCGGCCGAAGCTCTGATCCATAAAGAGGTCGATCGTATTATCGTTACGCGCCCCGTATTACAGGCCGATGAAGATCTCGGTTTCTTACCCGGTGATGTATCCGAGAAATTTGCACCGTATTTCCGCCCAGTCTATGACGTTCTGGTTCGACGTTTAGGGGCTTCATTCCTGCAATACTGCTTACGTCCTGAAATCGGCAAGGTGGAAATTGCACCTTTCGCTTATATGCGTGGCCGCACCTTTGAAAACGCTTTTGTGATCCTCGATGAGGCGCAAAACGTCACGGCTAGCCAAATGAAAATGTTCCTAACCCGTCTGGGGGAAAACGTCACCGTGGTGGTTAACGGCGACATTACCCAATGTGATTTGCCTCGCGGAGTGAAATCCGGCCTCGAAGATGCGCTGCAACGCTTCACCGAGGATGGGATGGTCAGTATTATCCGCTTCGACAGCCAAGACTGCGTTCGCTCGGCGCTTTGCCAGCGCACCTTAAACGCATACCAATAA
- a CDS encoding DMT family transporter: MTTTVFLAVLCAALLHASWNTLVKIGEERFVGVALIAIFSGAVSLCGLAWVGLPNFLSLPWLLLSLVLHTGYCLFLSRAYGQGDLGQIYPLARGSAPLLAMMLSALFLREYPPLLGVIGALVLVSGVLLMALRGGGRRKLNGKAVRYALITAMFTAGYTLSDGAGARAAEAPLTYTLWLFTLNGIIMLPLLWLHQRGKTWGQIKRNWRVGLAGGTMSLLAYGIVIWALTQAPIGVVAALRESSVLFAMIFSVWLLKEPMGKARIAASLVIVTGVMLSRLG, from the coding sequence ATGACGACCACGGTTTTTCTGGCGGTGCTGTGTGCCGCATTGCTGCATGCGAGCTGGAATACCCTTGTTAAAATCGGTGAGGAACGCTTTGTTGGCGTGGCGCTGATTGCGATTTTCTCCGGCGCAGTGTCGCTGTGCGGTTTAGCGTGGGTCGGTTTACCTAACTTTTTATCGCTGCCGTGGTTGTTACTCTCTCTGGTACTGCATACCGGCTACTGCCTGTTTCTCAGCCGTGCCTATGGACAAGGCGATCTGGGCCAAATTTACCCGTTGGCGCGTGGCAGCGCACCGCTGTTGGCGATGATGCTCAGCGCGCTTTTTTTGCGTGAATATCCGCCTCTGTTAGGCGTTATCGGTGCGCTGGTATTGGTTTCAGGCGTGCTGTTAATGGCGCTACGCGGCGGCGGGCGCAGAAAGTTGAATGGTAAAGCCGTGCGCTATGCCTTAATTACCGCCATGTTTACCGCAGGATATACGCTTTCAGATGGTGCCGGAGCCCGCGCTGCCGAAGCTCCGCTGACCTATACACTGTGGCTGTTTACGCTCAACGGTATCATCATGCTGCCGCTGTTATGGCTGCATCAGCGAGGGAAAACCTGGGGGCAGATTAAGCGCAATTGGCGGGTGGGTTTAGCGGGGGGAACGATGTCGTTGCTGGCCTACGGCATTGTGATTTGGGCATTGACTCAGGCGCCGATTGGCGTTGTGGCCGCGCTGCGTGAAAGTAGTGTGTTATTCGCCATGATATTTTCGGTGTGGTTGCTGAAAGAACCGATGGGAAAAGCAAGGATCGCCGCCAGTTTGGTGATTGTGACGGGGGTTATGCTGTCTCGGTTGGGGTGA